In Deinococcus depolymerans, one DNA window encodes the following:
- a CDS encoding transposase, giving the protein MVLALLGGKDVRHAELAARFPGSAHNASVIRRVERFFDRHPIQPADVARVVLTLLPSAQPREFILDRTNWKYGQTDVNVLLLAVIWRGVAIPLLYELLPHGGGSHTEIRHTLMDDALCLLCAAEIRILYADREFVGYDWIQGLACRGIPICVRLRSDTLMDDWTAKDWLSRLQTGTAGLLVEDTLVYGQPMNVVLMHTRDGEALIIASNAGAVTTIQTRYRRRFLIECLFRALKSKGFQLEGTHMTLHDHVERLLCLLTLTYTWCVLVGVTLDCPKKAHGRRAWSVVKMGLRELVRSFSRESARLCDLIDLLMPSQTNSPESVGY; this is encoded by the coding sequence ATGGTCCTCGCGCTCCTTGGGGGCAAGGACGTCCGGCATGCCGAACTCGCCGCGCGCTTCCCCGGAAGCGCGCACAACGCCTCCGTCATCCGCCGCGTGGAACGCTTCTTTGACCGGCATCCCATCCAGCCAGCCGACGTTGCCCGGGTGGTTCTGACGCTCCTTCCGTCCGCTCAACCCCGCGAATTCATCCTCGACCGGACAAATTGGAAATACGGGCAGACCGATGTAAACGTCCTGCTCCTGGCTGTCATCTGGCGGGGCGTCGCGATCCCCCTCCTCTACGAGCTGCTGCCCCACGGGGGCGGCAGCCATACGGAGATCCGGCACACTCTCATGGACGATGCCCTCTGCCTGCTCTGTGCAGCGGAGATCCGAATCCTGTATGCCGACCGTGAATTCGTCGGCTATGACTGGATTCAGGGATTGGCCTGCCGTGGGATTCCCATCTGCGTGCGCCTGCGGAGCGACACGCTGATGGACGACTGGACGGCGAAGGACTGGCTGAGTCGCTTGCAGACCGGCACGGCCGGTCTGCTGGTCGAGGACACGCTGGTGTACGGGCAACCGATGAACGTGGTCCTGATGCACACGCGAGACGGCGAGGCCCTGATCATCGCCAGCAACGCCGGGGCGGTGACGACGATCCAGACGCGATATCGCCGGAGGTTCCTGATTGAATGTCTCTTCCGGGCATTGAAGAGCAAGGGCTTCCAACTGGAGGGAACACACATGACGCTCCACGATCACGTGGAGCGCCTGCTGTGTCTGTTGACGCTGACCTACACGTGGTGTGTGCTCGTCGGAGTCACGCTGGACTGCCCGAAGAAGGCGCATGGTCGTCGGGCGTGGAGCGTGGTGAAGATGGGCTTGCGGGAACTGGTCCGATCGTTCAGCCGGGAGTCAGCACGCCTGTGTGACTTGATCGACCTGTTGATGCCGTCCCAGACGAACTCCCCGGAAAGTGTCGGGTACTGA
- a CDS encoding class I SAM-dependent DNA methyltransferase: MTELEARQYALGLVQAPRALTLSELENYLAAAADLLRGSIDQADFKQYIFPLMFFKRISDVYLEEYAQAIADSDGDHEFAAFAENHRFQIPEGHLWEDVRKRTQDIGAALQAAFRAIETANQETLYGIFGNATWTNKDKLPDRKLADLIEHFSGRNLANASVAPDVFGNAYEYLIKRFADQSNKKAGEYYTPRSVVKLLVDILDPQEGETIYDPACGTGGMLIEVIEHVRRAGGSPKTLWGKLYGQEKVLATSAIARMNLLLHGVEDFKVAREDTLRSPAFYTGNHLAQFDCVLANPPFSLKNWGEGAWVTDPWGRQALGVPPKGYADWAWVQHMLISATPKTGRVAVVLPQGALFRQGAEARIRSLVVRADLVDAVIGLAPNLFYGTGLAACVLILRLGKPAERKGKVLFINGERLFKRGRSQNTMEPEHAEEILAAYQNFEDVDGLARVVPLEEITGNDFNLNIPLYVAPAETGEQVTLADALADLEAAHARVLETRAALEAELAKWGLAPEEVNL; the protein is encoded by the coding sequence GTGACGGAACTCGAAGCCCGTCAGTATGCCCTGGGACTGGTGCAGGCGCCCCGCGCCCTGACCCTGTCCGAGCTGGAGAACTATCTCGCGGCGGCGGCCGATTTGCTGCGCGGGTCTATCGACCAGGCTGACTTCAAGCAGTACATCTTCCCCCTGATGTTCTTCAAGCGCATCAGTGACGTCTACCTCGAGGAATACGCGCAGGCCATTGCGGATTCCGACGGGGATCACGAGTTCGCGGCGTTCGCTGAAAACCACCGCTTCCAGATCCCTGAGGGCCACCTCTGGGAAGACGTCCGCAAGCGCACGCAGGACATCGGTGCGGCCCTGCAGGCGGCCTTCCGGGCGATCGAGACGGCCAACCAGGAGACGCTCTACGGCATCTTCGGGAACGCCACCTGGACGAACAAGGACAAGCTCCCGGACCGTAAGCTCGCCGACCTGATCGAGCACTTCTCCGGCCGCAATCTCGCGAACGCTTCGGTGGCGCCGGACGTGTTCGGCAACGCATACGAGTACCTGATCAAGCGTTTCGCGGACCAGTCGAACAAGAAGGCCGGGGAGTACTACACGCCCCGCTCGGTCGTGAAGCTGCTCGTGGACATCCTCGACCCGCAGGAAGGCGAGACGATCTACGACCCGGCCTGCGGCACCGGCGGCATGCTGATCGAGGTGATCGAGCACGTCCGGCGCGCCGGCGGCAGCCCGAAGACCCTCTGGGGCAAGCTGTACGGACAGGAGAAGGTCCTGGCGACCTCCGCGATTGCCCGGATGAACCTGCTGCTGCACGGCGTCGAGGACTTCAAGGTCGCCCGCGAGGACACCCTGCGCAGCCCCGCCTTCTACACCGGCAATCACCTCGCCCAGTTCGATTGCGTCCTGGCCAACCCGCCGTTCTCCCTGAAGAACTGGGGTGAAGGCGCCTGGGTCACCGACCCCTGGGGCCGGCAGGCGCTCGGTGTTCCGCCGAAAGGGTACGCAGACTGGGCGTGGGTGCAGCACATGCTGATCTCCGCTACGCCCAAGACGGGACGGGTCGCCGTCGTGCTGCCGCAGGGGGCGCTGTTCCGTCAGGGTGCAGAAGCACGGATCCGGTCGCTCGTGGTCCGCGCCGACCTGGTAGACGCCGTGATCGGCCTGGCTCCCAACTTGTTCTACGGCACTGGACTGGCAGCCTGTGTGCTGATCCTGCGCCTCGGGAAACCTGCCGAGCGCAAGGGCAAGGTGCTGTTCATCAACGGCGAGCGGTTGTTCAAACGAGGTCGGAGTCAGAACACCATGGAGCCCGAGCACGCCGAGGAGATACTCGCGGCCTACCAGAACTTCGAAGACGTCGACGGTCTGGCACGGGTGGTTCCCCTGGAGGAGATCACCGGGAACGATTTCAACCTGAACATCCCGCTGTACGTCGCCCCTGCCGAGACCGGCGAGCAGGTCACGCTGGCGGACGCCCTCGCCGACCTGGAAGCCGCCCACGCCCGCGTGCTCGAAACGCGCGCCGCGCTGGAAGCCGAGCTGGCGAAATGGGGCCTCGCCCCTGAGGAAGTCAACCTGTGA
- a CDS encoding type I restriction endonuclease, translating to MSFSERHLTDRVYEFLQALGYRALGNRPSAELIDRVTSDRLIALNPHLSEQQRREALELFRRRTLSFAEREWGHTALLHGIRVDPEDKPAFTAQLLTFDALDDNIFQVARDVAVGNAIIDIGLYINGVLVGLIECTKDLRPGESNGVLERLNRLGQQGGAGQTTAQLVAALSPSDAIYGGLGAPPSTYRRFPTAYPSEADFRHAYQAAPTLHGEFLYSLFAPVNLLEILYFLTDVDSQGTSVVAGPFQRIAVHQALEYFNLTLKGNRPLPGILYEHPSDRPPAALLLQPIQTGRLATIAWIAHALQLQPSTRTLGLIIVTDMRVLAEQMHQVLRARLKSDVLLAFTSKEFQSCVKQGRGAVIVTAAHSLRNWTEVPGPTERGWMVIVDQLSPPTSRLLDTLDVLFHRPIVLASGASAPTARSEGNFFVFEQAMDIPVLLSEFSVPLVVKTPQQLSAKRALATAELFENSFSESRQNRTPQNLALEARRRIMSVTLDEHRLQAVAQDIAKHWQALLGPTRKKALVIVHNWEAAQYLSHYLESNLGSETVAVAGTQFEEDQSRQNRRPVGSFGAGILRGQIREFQQDGPPYLWVSTHVPAATDLSISAVYLDKKVNRTELLKLLGPLTRKQPEKAAAYLVDYWGNLAEEDNLAQELMLPILMEEEALVQLERVASRARQVLSLSPLLAQASAQDPTQRNADAQLLQDFTAALNLVGAPFAPPAVRQLHTDFEEHLEKLYQPAAAEETPEITVPHTHPEVIIRDFDFDFDLAPLFAVPIEAEDPDESPLGRDLRSSFQQRWDRSTLLSLSRDMQQLMADAPYLWWEKPTARRLVRRELRQLLTTSLPDSDEVDVDLPLLLDMLEKHARVQD from the coding sequence ATGAGCTTCTCAGAGCGACATCTCACCGATCGCGTCTATGAATTCCTGCAGGCCCTGGGGTACCGCGCGCTCGGAAATCGGCCGTCTGCCGAACTCATTGACCGCGTCACCTCAGATCGGCTCATCGCTCTCAATCCGCACCTGAGCGAGCAGCAGCGCCGCGAGGCACTCGAATTGTTCAGGAGGCGCACACTGTCCTTCGCAGAGCGGGAATGGGGACACACCGCACTCCTACACGGCATCCGGGTGGATCCTGAGGACAAGCCCGCTTTCACCGCGCAACTCCTCACATTCGATGCCCTGGACGACAACATCTTCCAAGTGGCCCGTGACGTCGCCGTGGGGAACGCCATCATCGACATCGGGCTGTACATCAACGGCGTCCTCGTCGGCCTCATCGAATGCACCAAGGATCTCAGGCCGGGGGAATCCAATGGGGTACTCGAACGCCTGAATCGACTTGGACAACAGGGCGGGGCCGGTCAGACGACCGCGCAACTCGTCGCGGCCTTATCACCCAGCGACGCCATCTACGGCGGGTTGGGCGCACCGCCCAGCACCTACCGCAGATTCCCAACGGCTTACCCGAGTGAGGCCGACTTCCGGCATGCCTACCAAGCGGCTCCCACGCTACATGGGGAATTCCTCTACAGCCTCTTCGCCCCAGTCAACCTGCTTGAAATTCTGTACTTTCTGACCGACGTCGACTCACAGGGCACGAGTGTCGTCGCCGGGCCTTTCCAGCGAATCGCCGTACATCAGGCCCTGGAGTATTTCAACCTGACTTTAAAAGGAAACCGGCCCCTCCCCGGAATCCTATACGAGCACCCCAGTGACCGTCCGCCCGCAGCGCTCCTCCTCCAGCCAATCCAAACTGGTCGGTTAGCCACCATCGCCTGGATCGCTCACGCCCTCCAACTCCAACCGTCCACTCGAACACTTGGTCTGATCATCGTTACCGACATGCGCGTTCTGGCCGAGCAAATGCACCAAGTACTCAGAGCACGGCTCAAGTCGGACGTACTACTCGCTTTCACTTCGAAGGAGTTCCAATCCTGTGTGAAACAGGGGCGTGGCGCAGTCATCGTCACTGCAGCCCACTCTCTCCGCAACTGGACAGAGGTACCTGGTCCGACCGAGCGGGGCTGGATGGTCATCGTTGATCAGCTATCGCCCCCAACCTCGCGACTGCTGGACACCCTCGACGTCCTGTTCCACCGACCGATTGTCCTCGCCTCGGGCGCCTCCGCTCCCACTGCGCGTAGTGAAGGGAACTTCTTTGTGTTCGAGCAAGCAATGGACATCCCGGTACTTCTTAGTGAGTTCAGTGTTCCCCTCGTCGTCAAGACACCACAGCAGCTCTCAGCTAAGAGAGCCTTGGCAACAGCAGAGTTATTCGAAAACTCATTTTCAGAAAGCCGTCAAAACAGAACGCCACAGAACTTAGCACTTGAGGCGCGGCGCAGGATAATGAGTGTCACCCTGGACGAGCATCGGCTCCAAGCAGTGGCCCAGGACATCGCTAAGCACTGGCAGGCGCTCCTGGGACCGACACGAAAGAAAGCCCTGGTCATCGTGCACAACTGGGAAGCGGCCCAGTATCTCTCTCACTACCTCGAAAGCAACTTGGGTTCAGAGACGGTTGCGGTCGCTGGCACCCAGTTTGAGGAGGATCAGTCTCGGCAAAACCGGCGTCCTGTCGGAAGTTTCGGCGCAGGAATTCTCAGAGGGCAGATCCGGGAGTTTCAGCAGGACGGCCCACCCTATCTGTGGGTTTCGACGCATGTCCCTGCCGCAACAGATCTGTCCATCTCGGCGGTCTACCTCGACAAGAAGGTCAACCGCACGGAACTCCTGAAGTTGCTAGGTCCCCTGACCCGGAAACAACCCGAGAAGGCGGCGGCGTATCTGGTCGACTACTGGGGCAACCTCGCCGAGGAGGACAACCTCGCTCAGGAGCTCATGCTGCCCATCCTCATGGAAGAGGAAGCCCTGGTGCAACTGGAGCGCGTCGCGAGCCGCGCCCGCCAAGTGCTGTCCCTCTCGCCGCTCCTCGCGCAGGCCAGCGCGCAAGATCCCACGCAACGCAACGCGGATGCCCAACTTCTGCAGGACTTCACCGCAGCGTTGAACCTCGTCGGCGCCCCCTTCGCCCCGCCGGCAGTACGTCAACTCCATACCGACTTCGAAGAGCACCTGGAGAAGCTGTACCAACCCGCTGCAGCGGAAGAAACACCTGAGATCACCGTCCCGCACACCCACCCCGAAGTGATCATCAGAGACTTTGACTTCGACTTTGACCTAGCACCGCTGTTCGCAGTGCCGATAGAAGCAGAAGATCCGGATGAAAGCCCACTTGGACGGGATCTCCGTTCCTCCTTTCAGCAGAGATGGGACCGCTCGACACTCCTTTCACTGAGTCGTGACATGCAGCAATTGATGGCTGACGCGCCCTACCTATGGTGGGAGAAACCAACGGCCCGCCGCCTCGTGCGCCGGGAACTGCGACAGCTGCTGACAACCTCTCTCCCTGACTCTGACGAAGTAGATGTCGACCTTCCATTGCTGCTCGACATGCTTGAGAAACATGCCCGAGTGCAGGATTGA
- a CDS encoding N-6 DNA methylase produces MPDPILQALSSTVFLVKRELRMELVEAQHLALTLLILKHASDVSTKLGPLLENSALEEQDLYLPTEYWWDIRDSSEEIVASLDRALENLWDGGTDLKRALAQNRLSRLFDRSSGRYLLIDVVNLFRNLDCAEAETLRTPVRTFMELSPDGMNHVLAVTPPDINRLLAALVDPSPRTRVYDPAAGVGNTLLAYAELAMEREPERSREDLSISAVEIDPLTAAVAKLSLWLCGYPSANVVVKDALTESDLRDEQRPRRFDRIVSDISPTSNWAAERSHPSDPSYPYGIPSASRAAYAFIQHMITRLSDQGRMCVLITPSSLSSQGADHRIRSRLVEDGWIEAIVLLAPRLQFGFSLPLVALVISEQAARGRRSPITLVDASKVFTHGRSRNALNDTQIEIIVNAVRGHDVAEHEAVIHYATFEEIRSNDYDLAPQRYLAARTREFPDFESSNQNLAAIVQRRAYHEEQFQESIEALLQVRWTE; encoded by the coding sequence GTGCCTGACCCCATCTTGCAGGCTCTCTCGTCAACCGTCTTTCTCGTCAAACGTGAACTCCGCATGGAGTTGGTAGAAGCCCAGCATCTCGCCCTCACGCTCTTGATCCTGAAGCATGCCAGTGACGTCTCAACCAAGCTGGGACCGTTACTTGAGAACAGCGCACTGGAAGAGCAGGATCTGTACCTCCCCACGGAGTACTGGTGGGACATTCGGGATAGCAGCGAAGAAATCGTCGCCTCACTGGACCGCGCCCTTGAGAACCTGTGGGACGGCGGGACAGATTTGAAACGAGCGCTGGCCCAGAATCGGCTCTCCCGTCTTTTCGATAGATCGTCGGGCCGATACCTCCTCATCGATGTGGTGAACCTCTTCCGCAACTTGGATTGTGCAGAGGCAGAAACACTACGAACGCCAGTCAGGACATTTATGGAGTTGAGCCCAGATGGCATGAACCATGTCCTGGCAGTGACCCCGCCAGACATCAATCGTCTGCTGGCCGCCCTGGTCGATCCCTCTCCACGCACGCGGGTGTACGACCCCGCTGCCGGCGTGGGGAACACGCTCCTGGCCTACGCCGAACTGGCGATGGAACGCGAGCCGGAGCGATCTCGTGAAGACCTGTCCATCTCTGCGGTGGAAATCGATCCCCTCACTGCGGCTGTGGCGAAACTCAGCCTCTGGCTCTGCGGCTATCCGTCCGCGAACGTCGTCGTGAAAGACGCACTCACAGAATCCGACCTCCGAGACGAGCAGCGGCCTAGACGCTTCGACCGGATCGTCAGCGACATCTCCCCGACGAGCAACTGGGCTGCAGAACGCAGCCACCCCAGCGATCCGAGCTACCCCTACGGCATTCCCTCGGCTTCCCGGGCGGCTTACGCCTTTATCCAGCACATGATCACCCGCCTTTCCGACCAAGGGCGGATGTGCGTGCTGATAACCCCTTCGTCCCTGAGTAGTCAGGGGGCAGATCACCGAATCCGCTCTCGCCTCGTCGAAGATGGGTGGATTGAAGCCATCGTCCTGCTGGCGCCTCGCCTGCAATTCGGTTTTTCTCTGCCGCTGGTCGCCCTCGTGATTTCAGAGCAAGCAGCCCGGGGAAGGCGAAGCCCCATCACGCTGGTCGACGCCAGCAAAGTCTTCACACATGGACGGTCCCGGAACGCCCTGAACGATACCCAGATAGAGATCATCGTCAACGCGGTACGAGGCCACGACGTTGCGGAACACGAGGCGGTCATCCATTACGCCACTTTCGAGGAGATCAGATCCAACGATTACGACCTCGCACCCCAGCGATATCTTGCCGCCAGGACCCGTGAGTTCCCTGACTTTGAAAGCAGCAACCAAAACCTCGCCGCTATCGTTCAGCGCCGGGCCTACCACGAGGAGCAGTTTCAGGAGTCGATCGAAGCCCTGTTGCAGGTGAGGTGGACCGAATGA
- a CDS encoding class I SAM-dependent DNA methyltransferase, which translates to MSTKRITQRELESYLWGAAVVLRGLIDAGDYKQYIFPLVFLKRISDVYDEEHAAALQVYGDAELADLPENHRFAIPDGAHWKDVRETTTNIGQTVLKAMKAIESANPDTLPGVFGDGDWGNKDLLPDSTLADLIEHFSTRTLSIANLPEDELGNGYEYLIKKFADDSGHTAQEFYTNRTLVHLMTQMLEPQPGESVYDPTCGTGGMLISTAAEVKRQGKEWRGLKLYGQELNYGTSAIARMNLFLHGITDGHVAHGDTLGKPGFLDEKGQLMTFDVVLANPPYSIKAWNRDAFVKDPYGRNIWGVPPQGRADYAFFQHIARSLDPKTGRAAILFPHGVLFRKEEATMREALIKSDLIESVIGLGAGLFYNSPMEAVVITLRANKPAEHRGKILFINAVNEVTREQAQSFLEEAHQTRILGTYRDFASVDGFATVADLSQIASKNFSLALQLYVGAANAANGVEKLAVEDAVTAWRVAAKESDQAITDVMNLFSREVLA; encoded by the coding sequence GTGAGCACGAAACGAATCACGCAACGCGAGCTCGAAAGCTACCTGTGGGGCGCGGCCGTCGTCCTGCGAGGGCTGATCGACGCCGGCGACTACAAGCAGTACATCTTCCCGCTGGTTTTCCTGAAGCGCATCTCGGACGTGTACGACGAGGAACATGCCGCCGCCCTGCAGGTCTATGGAGACGCGGAACTGGCCGACCTCCCCGAGAACCACCGCTTCGCCATTCCCGACGGAGCGCACTGGAAGGACGTCCGCGAAACCACCACGAACATCGGCCAGACGGTCCTGAAAGCCATGAAGGCCATCGAGAGCGCCAACCCGGACACCCTTCCCGGCGTCTTCGGGGACGGGGACTGGGGCAACAAGGACCTGCTCCCGGACTCCACCCTCGCGGACCTAATCGAGCACTTCTCCACCCGCACGCTCTCCATCGCCAACCTCCCCGAGGACGAACTCGGGAACGGCTACGAGTACCTGATCAAGAAGTTCGCCGACGACTCCGGGCACACCGCGCAGGAGTTCTATACCAACCGCACCCTGGTGCACCTGATGACGCAGATGCTCGAGCCCCAGCCGGGTGAGTCGGTATACGACCCCACCTGTGGCACCGGCGGCATGCTGATCTCCACCGCAGCCGAGGTGAAACGCCAGGGCAAGGAGTGGCGCGGCTTGAAGCTGTACGGCCAGGAACTCAACTACGGCACCTCGGCCATCGCGCGGATGAACCTCTTCCTGCACGGCATCACGGACGGACATGTCGCCCACGGGGACACGCTGGGCAAGCCGGGCTTCCTTGACGAGAAGGGGCAGCTCATGACTTTCGATGTGGTCCTCGCGAACCCGCCGTACTCCATCAAGGCCTGGAATCGTGACGCCTTCGTCAAGGATCCCTACGGACGCAACATCTGGGGTGTTCCCCCTCAGGGCCGTGCCGACTACGCCTTCTTCCAGCACATCGCTAGGAGTCTCGACCCGAAGACGGGACGGGCGGCCATCCTCTTTCCGCACGGCGTCCTGTTCCGTAAAGAGGAGGCCACCATGCGCGAGGCCCTGATCAAGTCCGACCTGATCGAATCGGTCATCGGCCTGGGCGCAGGCTTGTTCTACAACAGCCCCATGGAGGCCGTGGTGATCACGCTCCGAGCGAACAAGCCCGCCGAACACCGTGGAAAGATCCTGTTCATCAATGCGGTGAACGAAGTGACCCGCGAGCAGGCGCAGTCCTTCCTCGAGGAAGCGCACCAGACGAGAATCCTGGGGACCTACCGGGATTTCGCCAGTGTCGACGGCTTCGCGACGGTCGCTGATCTCAGCCAGATCGCCAGTAAGAACTTCAGCTTGGCACTCCAGCTGTACGTGGGGGCGGCTAACGCCGCCAATGGCGTAGAGAAACTTGCCGTTGAAGATGCTGTGACCGCGTGGAGGGTGGCAGCTAAAGAATCGGACCAGGCGATAACTGACGTGATGAACCTGTTTAGCAGAGAGGTATTGGCGTGA
- a CDS encoding RecB family exonuclease — protein sequence MRLRISHSAASSYLNCPYGYAMDHMPSPTYYQASLHLGQVVHAVVARVAMTVRNSGVLPDASEVPGWLRHELDKPHPGLDDDERDRLFDSGLPQVMAHYDRIAPELVGKRGILVEEFFSVELHGERGVVLVTGRIDLAYQDPESGALVLYDYKTGKVPRGGTAGSQLAMYVMYARLQYGLDVEAAEVYLGPEEGTEVLPYPPERLEADLQRLYDVAIAAYADQHFHRRIGAQCAWCSHLPRCADAEPHLMQLLQHSN from the coding sequence ATGCGGCTGCGGATCAGCCACTCGGCAGCCAGCAGCTACCTCAATTGCCCGTACGGCTACGCGATGGACCATATGCCCTCGCCGACCTACTACCAGGCATCCCTGCACCTCGGGCAGGTCGTGCACGCGGTGGTCGCCCGGGTGGCCATGACAGTCCGGAACTCGGGAGTGCTGCCCGATGCCTCCGAAGTCCCTGGGTGGCTCCGGCATGAACTCGACAAGCCGCACCCCGGCCTGGATGACGACGAACGCGATCGCCTGTTTGACTCCGGTCTCCCGCAGGTCATGGCGCACTACGACCGTATTGCCCCGGAACTGGTGGGGAAGCGCGGGATTCTGGTGGAGGAGTTTTTCAGCGTTGAGCTGCATGGCGAGCGAGGCGTGGTGCTGGTCACGGGACGCATCGATCTCGCCTACCAGGATCCGGAATCGGGCGCCCTGGTGCTGTACGACTACAAGACTGGCAAAGTGCCGCGGGGCGGGACCGCGGGCTCGCAGCTCGCGATGTACGTGATGTACGCGCGCCTCCAGTACGGACTGGATGTCGAGGCTGCTGAGGTGTACCTCGGGCCTGAAGAGGGAACGGAGGTGCTGCCCTACCCGCCCGAGCGGCTCGAGGCTGATCTCCAGCGTCTGTACGACGTTGCGATCGCCGCTTACGCCGATCAGCACTTTCACCGGCGGATAGGTGCGCAGTGCGCTTGGTGCTCCCACCTGCCGCGATGCGCAGACGCTGAGCCGCACCTCATGCAGTTGCTCCAGCACTCCAACTGA
- a CDS encoding restriction endonuclease subunit S: MRPNFMRLTEVASVRQGPAVPKDESTNGRCLSVGVTDLVSLMVGPNSLQPAPCPNWPQKHMLRDGEIIVSNRNRPLRASVFEGQWADLPVVAANQCLVISPNQDMVRPVYLAGLLRSGYGQVLVDSLYTVSTSISLINIKAFNDLAIPLPPLEVQDLIAQTFIEHQEYVSALTEEITLANTLLTATLARVLEVGRA; this comes from the coding sequence ATGCGTCCCAACTTCATGCGCCTCACCGAGGTGGCCAGCGTGCGCCAAGGGCCAGCTGTACCGAAGGACGAATCCACAAACGGTCGATGCTTGAGCGTCGGCGTAACGGACCTGGTGAGCCTCATGGTCGGCCCTAACTCACTCCAGCCGGCCCCCTGCCCCAACTGGCCCCAGAAACACATGCTTCGGGATGGAGAAATCATCGTGTCCAACAGAAACCGCCCCCTGCGCGCCTCTGTTTTCGAAGGGCAGTGGGCCGACCTTCCTGTGGTTGCGGCCAACCAGTGCTTGGTCATCTCACCCAATCAGGACATGGTGCGTCCCGTGTATCTGGCAGGCCTCCTCCGAAGTGGCTACGGTCAAGTCCTGGTCGACAGTCTGTACACGGTTTCAACATCCATCAGCCTGATCAATATCAAAGCGTTCAATGATCTTGCCATTCCCCTTCCGCCTTTAGAGGTACAAGACCTGATCGCACAGACGTTCATTGAGCACCAGGAGTACGTCAGTGCCCTGACTGAGGAAATTACGCTCGCAAATACACTGCTGACGGCGACACTGGCTCGAGTCTTGGAGGTCGGCCGTGCCTGA
- a CDS encoding S-4TM family putative pore-forming effector, with translation MPDQASGISERQNQPELLALRVAIFRTFNRLKQVNTVVFYGTLLLAVLTVVDNLWFHRLPGSLAVVAALILVMEIIYRLWGQKQLEAGAVLADLYDYRLYGLPVPTGRTVRHPSITDVMPMAAGVDTTPFRDWYEGLDLFPPALQPLVCQLINATWDYQVRVRLSQAALWSAGVYGVGIVALAAGLNRPFRETAVTLLLPALPFLYQLLVLHVESRTSLLNLHGVKNGIEAMLRRADATVSNETLYAHQEHLFKHRASAFPIPNVIHNRVKGNVATELQLCLEALSSERPSVP, from the coding sequence GTGCCTGATCAGGCCTCCGGTATCAGTGAGCGGCAGAACCAGCCTGAGTTGCTGGCCCTGCGGGTCGCCATCTTCCGCACCTTCAATCGTCTGAAGCAGGTCAACACCGTGGTGTTCTACGGCACCCTGCTGCTCGCGGTACTCACGGTGGTGGACAACCTGTGGTTCCACCGCCTGCCCGGGTCCTTGGCCGTTGTGGCCGCGCTGATCCTGGTCATGGAAATCATCTACCGTCTGTGGGGCCAGAAGCAACTGGAAGCTGGCGCAGTGCTGGCGGACCTGTACGACTACCGCCTGTACGGGCTGCCCGTACCTACCGGCAGGACGGTGCGGCACCCCTCTATCACTGACGTCATGCCTATGGCGGCCGGTGTGGACACCACCCCATTCAGAGACTGGTACGAGGGGCTTGATCTCTTCCCGCCGGCCCTGCAGCCGCTCGTCTGCCAGCTGATCAACGCCACATGGGATTACCAGGTTCGCGTGAGACTCTCCCAGGCCGCCCTGTGGAGTGCCGGCGTGTACGGAGTCGGTATCGTCGCTCTGGCCGCCGGGCTCAACCGTCCGTTCCGGGAGACGGCCGTGACCCTGCTGCTGCCAGCCCTACCGTTCCTGTACCAACTGTTGGTCCTGCATGTCGAAAGCCGCACTTCACTCCTCAATCTGCACGGCGTCAAAAACGGCATTGAAGCCATGCTGCGGCGAGCCGACGCCACGGTGAGCAATGAAACGCTTTACGCTCACCAGGAGCACCTGTTCAAGCATCGAGCTAGCGCTTTCCCGATCCCCAACGTCATCCATAACCGGGTCAAGGGGAACGTGGCGACGGAGCTGCAGCTTTGCCTTGAGGCGCTGTCATCGGAACGGCCATCCGTCCCCTGA